In the Clostridium gelidum genome, TTATCAACATCAATACCTTTATCTTTAAGTATTGTTCTCGCAATTATGTCAGGTGTTAATCCCTTACCTATGTTATAAACTTCTTTTCCTTTTAAATCCTCAAAAGTTTGATTTTCATTAGTTGAACCTATGTAAAACGATCCAAATCCAACAGTCCCTGCTATTTTATATTCTTTATTCTTATTGTATACAGTCGCCGCTAAATTAGAAGGTACTATTGCTATATCTGGTTCACTCTTCATAACACTTGTACCTAAACTTTCAGAGTTTTTCTCAATTGTATAATTAATATTATATCCAGCTTTAACTTCTGGTTTTTCCTTTATAAGCTTAGCCACTGCTATTGATGGCAGTCCATCTGGCGCTACAAACTTAATTTCTTTAATTTCAGTGGCATTTTTTGCAGATTCACTTTTCGTTGTATTGCTATTTCCACATCCTATCAATGTTAACATTGATAATATTATAACTAACAATAACGATAATTTCTTTTTCATTTTTAAGTCTCCTTCTCTACTACCTATATATGTCCACAATCATTCCTTGTATTTCATCTATTGTTGATGCAATATTTATATTGTCTTTTTCATCTGAAAGTAATCCTTTTGTTAATTCTTCAAGCTTATTATCAACAGTATCAACAGTTATGAAATATTGAGTTTGCCAAAAACTTATATCCTTTTTTGTTTCATACATATATTTTAGTATTGACTCCAAATACTCTTTTATCATCTTCTTGTACATAATTACATCAACATAAGTCTTTGTAGTTATAAGCTTACTACCTCTTTTTTTTATATCATCTATCATCTTGTTAAGTTGTTCTTCTGATTTTTTATGTCTTTCTTGACTAAAACTTTGAGAAAAATCCTTCTTTTCAGAAACAACTTTTCTTTCAGATGTTGCACTTCCTCTTCTTACTCTTCCTATTTCCATATATACTCAATCCTTTCTTATATCAATATACAATTTAAACTTAAATACCTTTAAAATTCCAAATATATATTTTTAAAGCTCCAAAGAATGTTTAAAAATAATTGTACATTGCAACTTGTGCCACACTACACTAAAGGCATGAACTATAAGATTGTGCATTAAAATAATTATCAATCATTAATTGTTTATTACGTCTATATTCTACTTAATTAAAATCAAATACCTTAGTAATTCCTCATATGTAGATGTATAATTCCTTAAAAATATAACTATCCATAATTAATTATATCAAAGTTATGTCGTCTTCTCCACTTATATTTTTTGAATGTGATTAAAACATATATTTCATTTTTTCACACGTATATAATTTCGCAAAATCTGTAAATATATTTGTGTATATTAATTTATTTTAATGGAGCAATTTTACTATATTATCATTATAATATTTTACTATTTAAATTATAGTTTTTTATGTATATTAACAAAGTTTTTTTATATTTTCAAATACACTTGAAAAAAAGAAATATTTATACTAAAATTTAAGTTATAAAAGGGATTTTAGGAGGTAATAATTATGATAATAAGATGTATAGATAATAATCTTTGTTCAACTTTAACATTAAGTAGAGACTACATAGTTCTAGAGGAAGCTTCTGAATATTATGTAATTCTTGATGACCAAAATGAAGAAACAACTTGCAGAAAAACAAGATTTGAAATTGTTGAAGATGGTGGCTTAACTAAAAAAGCTAAAGCTACTATTACAGAATTAAGTTATCAATTGGAAAATAATTTTAAAGACATTAAACAATTCTCAATCAGAAAAAATTCTAAAGGTGAAATCAAAGAAATAGCTGTAAAATTTAAATATAACTAAGAGAAAAGTTCTGCTAATCGCAGAACTTTTTTTAATGCACTTATGTAAATAATCCGCCGAAATTGAATACATATTTGTTCCATAGGACTAAGAAAATTTCGCTGGAAACTTCTAAATGGCAGGTTGCACCCATTTCTGCATGCTCCTGAGGCAAGCTCAGGACAAGCAAAAATGGAACAACCTGCCCTTAAGAAGTTTCAGCAGCTTATTTTCAATGCCTATTCCACAAACATGTATCCAATTTCTCTGTTTGGATATAAACCTAATCAAAATTTTCATCTTAGGTATCTGTATTTAGTTAAAAACTCCACTGGAAAAGTGATGCTCTAAAAGTGAGAGTTCAAATCTTGTATTTGGACACTCGAACTTTCTAGTGAGTTTTTAACCATAATTATGCATTGAAAATTAAGTTAGTATATTAATATTATATTCTTTAAGCCAAATATTTACTTGTATCAAATAAGCAATTAATTGTGGCCCTGTCATTAGCTGTCCATACCATGGTACTTTATAGGATTCTCCTTTAGTTCTTAGAATTTCTCTGATTGCTTTATCATCAATGACTTCATGAATTGGTGATGATTTATCATCTAATATTTTTCTCATCATGTTACATACTATATCTGTATATATTGGGTTATGTGTCTTTGGATATGGGCTCTTCTTTCTGTATATAATATCCTTTGGTAATATTCCTTCAAAGGCTGCTCTGAGTAGGCCTTTTTCTCTGCCTTTATATAACTTTATCTCTGCTGGTAAATTGAACGCATAATCTACTAATCTAATATCTGCAAATGGAACTCTTGCCTCTAAACCATTATACATACTAACCCTATCTTTTCTTGTAAGAAGTTGTACCATGAACCATTTTAAATTAAGATAAGATACTTCTCTCATTCTATGATCTCGTCTGCTCTCACCATCAAGATGAGGCACTTTACTTAAAGATTTTTCATATTGTGTTCTAACTAAATCTTCTAGCGGCATATTCTTTAAACTCGAATTCACTATAGCTTTTCTATTACTAACAAATCTTGACCACGGAAAGGTATCTAAATAGAACATTTCATCTCTTGTAAACCAAGGATATCCTCCAAAGATTTCATCAGCACATTCTCCAGTAAGACCAACTACAAAGTCCTTACGAATTTCTTTGCAGAATAAAAGCATAGATGAATCAATATCTGCCATACCTGGTAAATCCCTTGAAATTACAGCGTCTTTTAATGCTACTGCCAAATCTGTATGATCCAAAACCACTTTTCTATGATTACTACCAATGAATTTAGACATTTCCTCTGACCAATATTCATCTGAGGTAGGTTGGAATAATGATGATTTAAAATACTTTTCATTGTCTTCATAATTTATAGAATAAGTAGTAAGGGTCTTTCCTTGTTTTCTAAATTCCTCTGCTGCTATCATGGAAATAATGGATGAATCTAATCCACCTGATAAAAATGTACAAACTGGTACATCTCCAACTAATTGTCTTTTTATTGCATCTGTTAGCAATTCTCTTGTATGAACTATTGCTTCTTCTGGAGTTTCATGGAATTCCT is a window encoding:
- a CDS encoding YaaR family protein yields the protein MEIGRVRRGSATSERKVVSEKKDFSQSFSQERHKKSEEQLNKMIDDIKKRGSKLITTKTYVDVIMYKKMIKEYLESILKYMYETKKDISFWQTQYFITVDTVDNKLEELTKGLLSDEKDNINIASTIDEIQGMIVDIYR
- the asnB gene encoding asparagine synthase (glutamine-hydrolyzing), which gives rise to MCGIAGLVNFKKDIIQDKEILEKMIKTLERRGPDSKGYYISQNVLLGHRRLIVVDPKGGMQPMTKIFQGKKYTLVYNGELYNTEDLRKELKTKGFTFDSYSDTEVLLTSYICFGKECINKLIGIFAFGIFDEDKKEVFLARDQMGVKPLFYTVNNNTLVFGSEIKTILADPRIKREIDRDGLTEIFGLGPATVPGSAIFKNIKEVAPANCLLISSDNNIKTWEYWKLEAKEFHETPEEAIVHTRELLTDAIKRQLVGDVPVCTFLSGGLDSSIISMIAAEEFRKQGKTLTTYSINYEDNEKYFKSSLFQPTSDEYWSEEMSKFIGSNHRKVVLDHTDLAVALKDAVISRDLPGMADIDSSMLLFCKEIRKDFVVGLTGECADEIFGGYPWFTRDEMFYLDTFPWSRFVSNRKAIVNSSLKNMPLEDLVRTQYEKSLSKVPHLDGESRRDHRMREVSYLNLKWFMVQLLTRKDRVSMYNGLEARVPFADIRLVDYAFNLPAEIKLYKGREKGLLRAAFEGILPKDIIYRKKSPYPKTHNPIYTDIVCNMMRKILDDKSSPIHEVIDDKAIREILRTKGESYKVPWYGQLMTGPQLIAYLIQVNIWLKEYNINILT